A region from the Colwellia sp. PAMC 21821 genome encodes:
- the gorA gene encoding glutathione-disulfide reductase produces the protein MTQHFDYISIGAGSGGIASANRAARLGKKAAVIEAKHIGGTCVNVGCVPKKAMWYAGQIADALHYANDYGFKAPLQSFNWSKLVENREAYIERIHAAYARGFASNDVTVINGFAKFVDKNTVEVDGVLYTADHITIATGGRPSRPSIEGAEHGIDSDGFFALTEQPEKVAVVGAGYIAVELAGVLHALGSESHLLVRKEKPLRGFDEMLSDTLVEQMAKHGPTLHTMSVPTRVEKHSDGKLTIHLENGKSIGPVDSLIWAIGREPATDNINIESTGIKLDERGFIPTDKYQNTNVDGIYAVGDNTGRAQLTPVAVAAGRRLCERLFNNKPNEHLDYSNIATVVFSHPVIGTVGLSEKEAIAEHGEDQVKVYNSQFTALYQAITEDYRDPTRMKLVCVGKEEKIVGIHSIGFGSDELLQGFAVAMKMGATKADFDNTVAIHPTSAEEFVTM, from the coding sequence ATGACACAACATTTTGACTACATTTCAATTGGCGCTGGTAGTGGCGGTATTGCTTCGGCAAACAGAGCAGCTCGTTTAGGTAAAAAAGCGGCAGTTATCGAGGCTAAGCATATTGGTGGTACCTGTGTGAATGTGGGTTGTGTCCCGAAAAAAGCCATGTGGTATGCCGGACAAATTGCTGATGCTTTGCATTACGCCAATGATTACGGTTTTAAAGCGCCATTACAAAGCTTTAACTGGTCAAAGCTAGTTGAAAACAGAGAAGCTTATATTGAACGCATTCATGCCGCTTATGCACGTGGTTTTGCCAGTAACGACGTTACTGTGATCAATGGTTTTGCAAAGTTTGTTGATAAAAATACCGTAGAAGTTGATGGCGTGTTATATACCGCTGACCATATTACGATTGCCACCGGTGGACGCCCAAGTCGCCCAAGTATTGAAGGTGCAGAACATGGTATTGATTCAGATGGCTTTTTTGCGCTAACAGAACAGCCTGAAAAAGTTGCAGTTGTTGGTGCTGGTTATATTGCCGTAGAGCTTGCTGGTGTGTTGCATGCTTTGGGTAGCGAGTCACATTTACTGGTGCGTAAAGAGAAGCCGTTACGCGGTTTTGATGAAATGCTAAGCGACACATTAGTCGAGCAAATGGCCAAGCATGGCCCAACATTACATACCATGAGTGTACCAACGCGTGTTGAAAAACATAGCGATGGTAAATTAACCATTCATTTAGAGAATGGCAAATCTATTGGCCCGGTCGATTCTTTAATCTGGGCAATTGGCCGTGAACCAGCCACTGATAATATTAATATAGAATCTACCGGTATTAAGCTCGATGAACGTGGTTTTATTCCGACTGACAAGTATCAAAACACCAATGTAGATGGCATTTATGCCGTGGGTGATAACACTGGCCGTGCTCAGTTAACGCCTGTTGCTGTTGCTGCAGGTCGTCGTTTATGTGAACGTTTATTTAATAATAAACCAAACGAGCATTTAGATTATTCCAACATAGCAACGGTTGTATTTAGTCACCCGGTTATTGGTACGGTTGGCTTGTCAGAAAAAGAAGCTATTGCAGAGCATGGTGAAGACCAAGTTAAGGTCTATAACTCTCAATTTACGGCACTGTATCAAGCGATCACTGAAGATTACCGTGACCCAACAAGAATGAAATTAGTTTGTGTAGGTAAAGAAGAGAAAATAGTCGGTATACATAGTATTGGTTTTGGTAGCGATGAATTACTCCAAGGTTTTGCAGTCGCCATGAAAATGGGCGCAACTAAGGCTGACTTTGATAACACTGTTGCTATTCACCCAACGTCTGCCGAAGAATTCGTCACTATGTAG
- a CDS encoding heavy metal response regulator transcription factor → MRLLVVEDEQKTGDYLKQGLTEAGFQVSLARNGLDGHHLAMTEAFDVIILDVMLPDVSGWRILQSLREASNQSPVLFLSARDSVDDRVKGLELGADDYLIKPFAFSEVLARVRTLIRRGGVPKIENTLQIADLEIDILKHKVKRAGKNILLSNKEFSLLELMVRREGEVLPRSLIASQVWDMNFDSDTNVIDVAIRRLRGKVDEGFDIKLIHTVRGMGYKLEVQVNES, encoded by the coding sequence ATGCGATTACTGGTTGTAGAAGACGAACAAAAAACAGGTGACTATTTGAAACAAGGCTTAACCGAAGCCGGGTTTCAGGTGTCATTAGCACGTAATGGTTTAGACGGTCATCATTTAGCGATGACTGAAGCATTTGACGTCATAATATTAGATGTAATGCTACCTGACGTTTCAGGCTGGCGGATTTTACAATCGCTTAGAGAAGCAAGTAACCAAAGCCCTGTGCTGTTTTTATCGGCTCGCGATAGCGTCGATGACAGAGTAAAAGGCCTTGAACTGGGTGCCGATGACTACCTTATTAAGCCCTTTGCATTTTCAGAAGTATTAGCCCGAGTAAGAACACTTATTCGCCGAGGCGGTGTACCAAAAATTGAAAACACGCTACAAATCGCTGATTTAGAAATCGATATTTTAAAGCACAAAGTAAAACGAGCCGGTAAAAATATATTATTAAGTAATAAAGAATTTAGCCTGCTCGAATTAATGGTTCGCCGCGAGGGTGAAGTTCTACCGCGCTCTTTAATTGCATCTCAAGTGTGGGATATGAACTTTGACAGCGATACCAATGTTATTGATGTTGCCATTCGCAGATTACGAGGAAAAGTTGACGAAGGTTTCGACATTAAACTCATTCACACGGTAAGAGGCATGGGTTATAAGTTGGAGGTTCAAGTTAATGAAAGTTAA
- a CDS encoding DNA-3-methyladenine glycosylase I, which translates to MALEKLDDIYQRAAARKGGAAKLNILLGPGKQDHLLAAIPDDRFLSEFSKKVFQSGFVWRVVQNKWPNFEESFFNFNIEKVLMMPEEMMERKAADPKIIRNFNKVKTIKANAEMIFEQQQQGHSFAEFIAKWPSDDITGLWAYLKKHGQRLGGNTGPYALRALGKDTFLLSRDVEAYFRAHDIITGGIQTKSSLSAIQASFNSWQQQGDLSLGQLSRLIAYATGDNHVHLEEIADAE; encoded by the coding sequence ATGGCATTAGAAAAACTTGACGATATTTATCAACGCGCCGCTGCCCGAAAAGGTGGCGCGGCTAAACTCAATATATTGCTAGGCCCAGGTAAACAAGATCACTTGTTGGCAGCGATACCCGACGACCGATTTTTATCTGAGTTCAGTAAAAAGGTTTTTCAATCGGGGTTTGTTTGGCGCGTTGTGCAAAATAAATGGCCAAACTTTGAAGAAAGCTTTTTCAATTTTAATATCGAAAAAGTCTTAATGATGCCAGAAGAAATGATGGAGCGAAAAGCTGCAGATCCAAAAATCATTCGTAACTTTAATAAAGTAAAAACCATTAAAGCCAACGCCGAAATGATTTTTGAACAGCAACAACAAGGTCATAGCTTTGCTGAGTTTATTGCAAAATGGCCAAGCGACGATATTACCGGCTTATGGGCGTATTTGAAAAAACACGGCCAGCGCTTAGGCGGTAACACCGGACCTTATGCTTTACGTGCTTTAGGCAAAGATACTTTTTTACTGAGCCGAGATGTAGAAGCTTATTTTCGCGCACATGACATTATTACCGGCGGCATTCAAACAAAATCAAGCTTAAGCGCAATTCAAGCAAGCTTTAATAGTTGGCAACAACAAGGCGACTTATCCTTAGGTCAGTTAAGTCGTTTAATTGCTTATGCGACTGGCGATAACCATGTTCATTTAGAAGAAATAGCCGATGCTGAATAA
- the prlC gene encoding oligopeptidase A produces the protein MTNPLLQTTSLPQFSKIKPEHIKPAVEQAIDNCKATIADVLANNTEFTWANLVAPVDEVDDVLGKLWSPISHMNSVVSSEKLREAYESCLPLLSAYGTFVGQHAGLFAAYQQLSESDAFKDLNAAQQKVINNALRDFKLSGIALNEQDKKRYGEISTRLSELSSTFGNNILDATQAFSVNITDEAELAGLPESAKEAAQALAESQEKSGWLFTLDIPSYLPVMTYCDNQALRETMYRAYVSRASEIGPNGGEYDNSPIMSELLSLRHELSNLLGFDSFADKSLATKMANNTGEVIGFLEDLAVKSKAQGEQDLVEVTAFAKQNFDQSNLQAWDLPYYSEKLKQERYAISDEELRPYFPESKVVAGLFEVVHRLFGLNVTERKDVDTWHKDVKFFDVIDSKQQLRGSFYLDLYARSKKRGGAWMDDCVGRRELANGDIQYPVAYLTCNFNGPVGDKPALFTHDEVVTLFHEFGHGIHHMLTQINAAGVSGINGVPWDAVELPSQFLENWCWQPEALAFISGHYQTNEPLPQDMLDKMLAAKNFQSAMQMIRQLEFSLFDFKMHAQYSPEKGDEIQQVLNQVREDYAVIKAPEFNRFQHSFGHIFGGGYAAGYYSYKWAEVLSSDAFSRFEDEGIFNQSVGHDFLTNVLEMGGSKEPSELFKAFRGREPKIDALLRHSGITG, from the coding sequence ATGACCAATCCATTATTACAAACTACATCACTGCCGCAATTCTCTAAAATTAAGCCAGAACACATTAAACCTGCGGTTGAGCAAGCCATCGACAATTGTAAAGCAACGATTGCCGATGTGTTAGCGAACAATACAGAGTTCACTTGGGCTAATCTAGTAGCGCCCGTTGATGAAGTAGACGATGTTTTAGGTAAATTATGGTCACCCATATCACATATGAATTCGGTCGTGAGTAGCGAGAAATTGCGCGAAGCTTACGAGTCTTGCTTACCGCTTTTATCTGCATACGGTACTTTTGTTGGTCAGCACGCAGGTTTGTTCGCCGCCTATCAACAATTAAGCGAAAGCGATGCATTTAAAGACCTTAATGCCGCGCAACAAAAAGTGATCAACAACGCTTTAAGAGATTTTAAACTTTCGGGTATTGCCCTAAATGAACAAGACAAAAAGCGCTACGGTGAAATTTCTACGCGCCTATCTGAGCTAAGTTCTACCTTTGGTAATAATATTCTTGATGCTACACAAGCCTTTAGCGTTAATATTACTGACGAAGCAGAACTTGCCGGTTTACCTGAAAGTGCAAAAGAAGCAGCACAAGCATTAGCCGAGTCACAAGAAAAGTCTGGTTGGTTATTTACCTTAGATATTCCAAGCTACTTACCGGTAATGACCTACTGTGACAATCAAGCGTTACGCGAAACAATGTATCGCGCCTATGTTAGCCGCGCGTCTGAAATTGGGCCTAATGGCGGTGAATACGACAACAGCCCTATTATGTCTGAATTACTTTCTTTACGTCATGAACTGTCTAACTTATTAGGTTTTGACAGTTTTGCCGATAAATCATTGGCGACAAAAATGGCCAATAATACCGGTGAAGTCATTGGCTTTTTAGAAGACCTAGCGGTTAAGTCAAAAGCCCAAGGTGAGCAGGACTTAGTGGAAGTAACTGCTTTTGCGAAACAAAACTTTGACCAAAGTAATTTACAAGCCTGGGATTTACCCTATTACAGTGAAAAGCTGAAACAAGAGCGTTACGCTATTTCTGATGAAGAACTGCGTCCTTACTTCCCTGAAAGCAAAGTGGTTGCTGGTTTATTTGAAGTTGTACATCGCTTATTTGGTTTAAATGTCACTGAACGTAAAGACGTTGATACTTGGCATAAAGATGTGAAATTTTTTGATGTTATAGACAGCAAACAACAACTTCGTGGTAGTTTTTATCTAGACTTATACGCCCGTTCGAAAAAACGTGGCGGCGCATGGATGGACGACTGTGTTGGCCGTCGTGAATTAGCCAATGGTGATATTCAATACCCAGTGGCTTACCTAACCTGTAATTTTAATGGCCCGGTTGGTGATAAACCCGCTTTGTTTACCCATGACGAAGTGGTGACTTTATTCCACGAATTTGGCCATGGTATTCACCATATGCTGACGCAAATTAACGCAGCCGGTGTATCTGGTATTAACGGTGTGCCATGGGATGCCGTTGAGCTTCCGAGTCAATTTTTAGAAAACTGGTGCTGGCAGCCAGAGGCACTGGCCTTTATTTCTGGTCACTACCAAACCAATGAGCCCTTACCACAAGACATGCTCGACAAAATGTTAGCGGCGAAAAACTTTCAATCGGCCATGCAAATGATCCGTCAACTTGAATTCAGCTTATTTGATTTTAAAATGCATGCACAATACTCTCCTGAAAAAGGTGATGAGATTCAGCAGGTTTTAAATCAAGTGCGTGAAGACTACGCGGTAATTAAAGCGCCAGAGTTTAACCGCTTTCAACATAGCTTCGGCCATATTTTTGGTGGTGGTTATGCCGCTGGTTATTACAGTTATAAATGGGCAGAAGTTTTATCAAGTGACGCTTTTTCTCGCTTTGAAGACGAAGGCATATTCAACCAAAGTGTTGGCCATGACTTTTTAACCAATGTGCTAGAAATGGGCGGTTCAAAAGAGCCAAGCGAACTATTTAAAGCCTTCCGTGGCCGTGAGCCTAAAATTGACGCATTATTACGTCATAGCGGCATCACAGGTTAA
- a CDS encoding heavy metal sensor histidine kinase, giving the protein MKVNKRPLSLTFRVVLFVAVTTIFSLSFLGVLIDSAIRHHFVQQDVNELKVISASIEGALSQSHRSDEQLVDALSKAVVGHHGVYYQVNAQQGDFIYANSTRDFSNFSNTNPSEIGFDIENVTQQQVGKFSYRVLVTTYNTPQAIYNATVAIDMSFHSHFLTQFRQSLGVIMLGASLLVLLAGWFAVYQGLNPLRGLSKKMHDIQTNNFEIRLDETNVPIELFNMVRSFNLMLDRLQSEFLRLSNFSTDIAHELRTPLTNIITQTQVGLSKPRASEEYQELLFSNLEELDRLTNMVRDMLWLAKTQNGLIKPKQQILNSQSEIEALFEYFDALAEEADITFVKQGDELNFYCDKLHFRQLLSNLLSNAIRYTAKGLSIVVNTQKTDSGQVCISICNPGDKIHSDHLPYLFDRFYRPDKSRQRHSEGAGLGLAIVKAMTEANHGKVTVTSDDDNTCFKVFFNAP; this is encoded by the coding sequence ATGAAAGTTAACAAAAGGCCTCTATCACTGACCTTTAGAGTGGTTTTATTTGTTGCCGTAACCACAATTTTCAGCTTGAGCTTTCTCGGTGTGCTTATAGACAGCGCTATTCGCCATCATTTTGTTCAGCAAGATGTTAATGAGCTCAAAGTTATATCTGCCTCCATCGAAGGTGCATTATCGCAAAGTCACAGAAGTGACGAGCAGTTAGTCGATGCTTTATCTAAAGCGGTAGTAGGTCATCACGGGGTTTATTATCAAGTTAACGCCCAACAAGGCGACTTTATATATGCAAATTCAACGCGAGACTTTAGTAATTTCAGTAATACAAATCCGTCGGAAATCGGTTTTGATATTGAAAATGTTACTCAGCAACAAGTGGGCAAATTTTCGTATCGCGTCTTAGTGACAACTTATAACACGCCTCAAGCAATTTATAATGCGACTGTCGCCATTGATATGAGTTTTCATAGCCACTTTTTAACGCAATTTAGACAAAGTTTAGGGGTAATTATGCTCGGCGCTAGCTTGCTGGTATTACTTGCCGGATGGTTCGCGGTTTATCAAGGATTAAATCCCTTACGCGGTTTGAGTAAAAAAATGCATGATATTCAAACCAACAATTTTGAAATTAGATTAGACGAAACTAACGTCCCTATCGAATTATTTAATATGGTGCGGTCTTTTAATTTAATGCTGGATAGGCTGCAAAGTGAGTTTTTACGATTATCGAATTTTTCTACCGATATTGCCCATGAATTAAGAACACCGTTAACTAACATTATCACGCAAACTCAAGTTGGGTTGTCAAAGCCTAGAGCGTCAGAAGAATATCAAGAGCTGCTATTTTCTAACTTAGAAGAGCTTGATAGGTTAACCAACATGGTGCGAGATATGTTGTGGTTAGCTAAAACTCAAAATGGCTTAATAAAGCCAAAACAACAAATACTGAATAGCCAGTCTGAAATAGAGGCCTTATTTGAGTATTTTGATGCCCTTGCTGAAGAGGCCGATATTACCTTTGTAAAGCAAGGCGACGAGCTAAATTTTTATTGTGACAAGCTGCATTTTCGCCAATTGTTATCAAACCTGCTTTCAAACGCTATTCGATACACAGCAAAAGGGTTATCGATAGTAGTCAATACTCAAAAAACTGACAGTGGCCAGGTTTGTATCTCAATCTGCAACCCTGGCGATAAAATCCACTCAGATCATTTACCCTATTTGTTTGACCGTTTTTATCGACCTGATAAGTCAAGGCAACGGCACAGTGAAGGCGCCGGTTTAGGCTTAGCCATTGTGAAAGCTATGACCGAGGCAAACCATGGCAAAGTAACAGTCACTTCAGATGATGATAATACCTGTTTTAAAGTTTTCTTTAATGCGCCATAA